A stretch of the Notamacropus eugenii isolate mMacEug1 chromosome 2, mMacEug1.pri_v2, whole genome shotgun sequence genome encodes the following:
- the GALK1 gene encoding galactokinase isoform X2: MSAPLEPEVGALLEEAQRAFRKEFGSEPTLAVSAPGRVNLIGEHTDYNDGLVLPMALELVTVLVGVPRLDGLISLVTTSEYADEPRRVEFPLPTADQPLEPGMPRWANYVKGVIQHYPASPLPGFSAVVTSSVPLGGGLSSSASLEVATYTFLQQLCPDSVAAVMRAQVCQQAEHSFAGVPCGIMDQLISLFGQKGHALLIDCRSLETCPVPLSDPGVAVLITNSNVRHSLGSSEYPIRRRQCESAAKALGKKSLREVDMKDLEARKELLTKEEFRRARHVVGEIQRTSEAAAALSTSNYKTFGRLMVESHNSLRDDYEVSCPELDQLVTLALSVSGVYGSRMTGGGFGGCTVTLLEADAATRVMKHIQDQYKGTATFYLSKAADGAKVQPL; the protein is encoded by the exons ATGTCTGCGCCCCTGGAGCCTGAGGTCGGGGCGCTCTTGGAAGAAGCCCAGAGGGCCTTCCGCAAGGAGTTTGGGTCCGAACCCACCCTGGCAGTGTCTGCCCCCGGCCGAGTCAACCTGATCGGAGAGCACACGGACTACAACGATGGCCTGGTGCTGCCCATG gCTTTGGAGCTGGTGACAGTGCTGGTAGGAGTTCCACGGTTGGATGGCCTCATCTCTCTTGTAACAACTTCGGAGTATGCTGATGAGCCAAGGCGGGTAGAGTTCCCACTACCTACTGCAGATCAGCCTCTGGAACCTGGGATGCCTCGTTGGGCCAACTATGTGAAGGGGGTGATACAGCATTATCCAG CTTCTCCCCTCCCTGGCTTCAGTGCAGTGGTGACCAGTTCAGTGCCACTGGGTGGTGGCCTGTCCAGTTCTGCATCCCTGGAAGTGGCAACTTATACATTCTTGCAGCAGCTTTGTCCAG ACTCTGTGGCAGCAGTCATGCGTGCTCAGGTGTGTCAGCAGGCAGAGCACAGCTTTGCAGGGGTGCCCTGTGGCATCATGGACCAGCTCATCTCACTGTTCGGGCAGAAGGGCCACGCACTGCTCATTGATTGCAG GTCCCTAGAGACATGCCCGGTGCCCTTGTCAGACCCAGGTGTAGCTGTGCTCATTACCAACTCCAATGTCCGTCACTCACTTGGTTCTAGTGAGTACCCTATACGGCGGCGTCAGTGTGAATCAGCTGCCAAGGCACTGGGCAAGAAGAGTTTGCGAGAAGTAGACATGAAAGATCTAGAGG CCCGGAAGGAGCTGCTGACCAAGGAGGAATTCCGGCGGGCACGGCATGTTGTGGGGGAGATTCAGCGCACATCTGAGGCTGCAGCTGCTCTGAGCACAAGTAACTATAAAACTTTTGGCCGACTCATGGTGGAAAGCCACAACTCCCTCAG GGATGACTATGAGGTGAGCTGCCCTGAGTTGGATCAGCTGGTGACACTGGCCCTCTCTGTGTCTGGTGTATACGGCAGTCGCATGACTGGAGGGGGCTTTGGTGGCTGTACGGTCACCCTCCTGGAGGCAGATGCAGCAACCAGAGTCATGAAGCATATCCAG GATCAATACAAAGGGACCGCCACCTTCTACCTCTCGAAAGCAGCTGATGGGGCCAAGGTGCAGCCTTTGTGA
- the GALK1 gene encoding galactokinase isoform X1, which translates to MSAPLEPEVGALLEEAQRAFRKEFGSEPTLAVSAPGRVNLIGEHTDYNDGLVLPMALELVTVLVGVPRLDGLISLVTTSEYADEPRRVEFPLPTADQPLEPGMPRWANYVKGVIQHYPAASPLPGFSAVVTSSVPLGGGLSSSASLEVATYTFLQQLCPDSVAAVMRAQVCQQAEHSFAGVPCGIMDQLISLFGQKGHALLIDCRSLETCPVPLSDPGVAVLITNSNVRHSLGSSEYPIRRRQCESAAKALGKKSLREVDMKDLEARKELLTKEEFRRARHVVGEIQRTSEAAAALSTSNYKTFGRLMVESHNSLRDDYEVSCPELDQLVTLALSVSGVYGSRMTGGGFGGCTVTLLEADAATRVMKHIQDQYKGTATFYLSKAADGAKVQPL; encoded by the exons ATGTCTGCGCCCCTGGAGCCTGAGGTCGGGGCGCTCTTGGAAGAAGCCCAGAGGGCCTTCCGCAAGGAGTTTGGGTCCGAACCCACCCTGGCAGTGTCTGCCCCCGGCCGAGTCAACCTGATCGGAGAGCACACGGACTACAACGATGGCCTGGTGCTGCCCATG gCTTTGGAGCTGGTGACAGTGCTGGTAGGAGTTCCACGGTTGGATGGCCTCATCTCTCTTGTAACAACTTCGGAGTATGCTGATGAGCCAAGGCGGGTAGAGTTCCCACTACCTACTGCAGATCAGCCTCTGGAACCTGGGATGCCTCGTTGGGCCAACTATGTGAAGGGGGTGATACAGCATTATCCAG CAGCTTCTCCCCTCCCTGGCTTCAGTGCAGTGGTGACCAGTTCAGTGCCACTGGGTGGTGGCCTGTCCAGTTCTGCATCCCTGGAAGTGGCAACTTATACATTCTTGCAGCAGCTTTGTCCAG ACTCTGTGGCAGCAGTCATGCGTGCTCAGGTGTGTCAGCAGGCAGAGCACAGCTTTGCAGGGGTGCCCTGTGGCATCATGGACCAGCTCATCTCACTGTTCGGGCAGAAGGGCCACGCACTGCTCATTGATTGCAG GTCCCTAGAGACATGCCCGGTGCCCTTGTCAGACCCAGGTGTAGCTGTGCTCATTACCAACTCCAATGTCCGTCACTCACTTGGTTCTAGTGAGTACCCTATACGGCGGCGTCAGTGTGAATCAGCTGCCAAGGCACTGGGCAAGAAGAGTTTGCGAGAAGTAGACATGAAAGATCTAGAGG CCCGGAAGGAGCTGCTGACCAAGGAGGAATTCCGGCGGGCACGGCATGTTGTGGGGGAGATTCAGCGCACATCTGAGGCTGCAGCTGCTCTGAGCACAAGTAACTATAAAACTTTTGGCCGACTCATGGTGGAAAGCCACAACTCCCTCAG GGATGACTATGAGGTGAGCTGCCCTGAGTTGGATCAGCTGGTGACACTGGCCCTCTCTGTGTCTGGTGTATACGGCAGTCGCATGACTGGAGGGGGCTTTGGTGGCTGTACGGTCACCCTCCTGGAGGCAGATGCAGCAACCAGAGTCATGAAGCATATCCAG GATCAATACAAAGGGACCGCCACCTTCTACCTCTCGAAAGCAGCTGATGGGGCCAAGGTGCAGCCTTTGTGA